A genome region from Gossypium hirsutum isolate 1008001.06 chromosome A04, Gossypium_hirsutum_v2.1, whole genome shotgun sequence includes the following:
- the LOC107947933 gene encoding glycine-rich cell wall structural protein 1.0 has translation MEEEKKNKTSKMASSILKFTCIIMSRDLNCGRGRIFGRIAFIAVADITDAIAVIAGFSSANRFLLDQTNHAHKNMDPVVHEPMKNPSDEKLGVGYGVGSGSGNGMGYGIEDGNQLGTATGYGVGYGIGEGNQVGTGIGHGMGSGNQLGMGIGYGIGNGDQSGNNMGFGIGNANQMGMGIGYGIGNGGQAGNNMGYGIGYGTGNGNQLGTGIGYGTGNGNQLGNGIGFGIGNGGQSGNSVGYGVGIGSGGNNWNGPGTGIGIGSGSGGLGSGIGVGYGSGGVPACTTGNCKLLNGPGNCVPVRPAHYELQGRSAAGAAKEMSRTMSTVTQP, from the exons atggaagaagaaaagaaaaacaaaaccagCAAAATGGCATCCTCGATTCTAAAATTTACGTGCATTATTATgtccagggatttaaattgcggtcgcggtcgTATTTTCGGTCGCATTGCGTTTATCGCGGTTGCGGACATAACGGATGCTATTGCGGTCATTGCAG GCTTCAGTTCGGCTAATAGGTTCCTGTTGGATCAAACCAATCATGCCCACAAAAACATGGACCCTGTTGTCCATGAACCAATGAAAAACCCTAGTGATGAAAAACTTGGTGTGGGTTATGGCGTTGGAAGTGGCTCAGGAAATGGcatgggatatggcattgaagATGGGAACCAGTTAGGTACAGCCACTGGATATGGCGTTGGATATGGCATTGGAGAAGGGAACCAGGTAGGTACAGGCATTGGACATGGCATGGGAAGTGGGAACCAGTTAGGGATGGGCATTGGGTATGGCATTGGAAATGGGGATCAATCAGGAAACAACATGGGATTTGGTATCGGAAATGCGAACCAGATGGGAATGGGTATCGGGTATGGCATTGGAAATGGGGGTCAGGCCGGAAATAacatgggatatggcattggatATGGCACTGGAAATGGGAACCAGTTAGGAACGGGTATTGGATATGGTACTGGAAATGGGAACCAGTTAGGAAACGGTATTGGATTTGGTATCGGAAATGGAGGTCAGTCAGGAAATAGTGTTGGATATGGCGTCGGAATTGGATCAGGTGGAAACAACTGGAATGGACCTGGGACTGGAATTGGAATTGGGTCAGGTTCAGGCGGACTAGGGTCAGGGATTGGCGTGGGATACGGCTCAGGAGGTGTTCCTGCATGTACTACAGGCAATTGCAAGCTACTGAATGGCCCTGGGAACTGTGTACCAGTTCGTCCAGCTCATTATGAACTTCAAGGACGATCTGCTGCTGGAGCTGCCAAAGAGATGTCTAGGACTATGAGTACAGTTACTCAGCCCTAG